From one Catenuloplanes nepalensis genomic stretch:
- a CDS encoding SRPBCC family protein — translation MADSSTQSIVIAAPAERVAEVVSDFGRYPEWADAFKQVEVLEEYEDGYASQVRFVIDAGVLADEYTLRYQYAEDLSRIEWHLVAPSKMQKAQRGSYDIAPNADGGTTVTYTLEVDLSITTIGMIRRKAEKRIMDTALKELKRRVESLPAG, via the coding sequence ATGGCGGACTCCTCCACCCAGTCGATCGTTATCGCCGCACCGGCCGAGCGTGTGGCCGAGGTCGTCTCCGACTTCGGCAGATACCCCGAGTGGGCCGACGCGTTCAAGCAGGTCGAGGTCCTCGAGGAGTACGAGGACGGATATGCCAGCCAGGTCCGTTTCGTCATCGACGCGGGCGTGCTGGCGGACGAATACACCCTGCGGTACCAGTACGCCGAGGACCTCTCCCGCATCGAGTGGCACCTGGTCGCGCCCTCCAAGATGCAGAAGGCGCAGCGCGGCTCCTACGACATCGCGCCGAACGCCGACGGCGGCACCACCGTGACGTACACGCTGGAGGTGGATCTGTCGATCACCACGATCGGCATGATCCGGCGCAAGGCCGAGAAGCGCATCATGGATACGGCGCTCAAGGAGCTCAAGCGGCGGGTGGAGAGCCTGCCGGCCGGCTGA
- a CDS encoding flavin-containing monooxygenase, whose amino-acid sequence MPSSTEFTTATGQPVYDRGDDSVCVIGAGLSGLAAVKNLKEHGFGVDCYERETSVGGAWNWRNDRSAMFASTHLVSSRPTTEFPDFPMPDDWPDYPDHARYLTYLERYADHFGLRPHVWFGTEVVSVRPAGETGRWDVTTQSTGRAGSTRTHRYLAVVVANGHNWAPRLPRIDGLDDYRGKVIHASAYKDPAELRGRRVLVVGGGNSGADIAVEAGAQAAKTWHSTRRGYWFTPKYLLGRPADQLHARVQGLPLRLRQWLHQLLITNTLGHPARFGLPAPDHRPHESHPVLNSQLLHGIGHGDITPVPDVARFHRTEVELTDGSTIDPDLVVLATGYQPRFEFLDPALTGADADGRPHLLLHAFAPRHPTLAVTGLLQPDSGMGPLVHWQTVAFARWLRLRAADPERAARVWQRLQAEAGRPLTAGRVTDSPRHWFEVGYRNYLTALQRLLDSTEVSA is encoded by the coding sequence GTGCCCAGCTCCACCGAGTTCACCACCGCGACCGGACAGCCCGTCTACGACAGGGGGGACGACTCGGTCTGTGTGATCGGTGCGGGCCTGAGCGGGCTCGCGGCCGTCAAGAACCTGAAGGAGCACGGCTTCGGCGTCGACTGCTACGAGCGGGAGACCAGCGTCGGCGGCGCGTGGAACTGGCGGAACGACCGCAGCGCGATGTTCGCCAGCACGCACCTGGTCTCGTCCAGGCCGACCACGGAGTTCCCGGACTTCCCGATGCCGGACGACTGGCCGGACTACCCGGACCACGCCCGCTACCTGACCTATCTGGAGCGGTACGCCGACCATTTCGGCCTGCGCCCGCACGTCTGGTTCGGCACCGAGGTCGTCTCCGTGCGACCGGCCGGCGAGACCGGCCGCTGGGACGTGACCACGCAGAGCACCGGCCGGGCCGGGAGCACCCGCACCCACCGCTACCTCGCGGTCGTGGTGGCGAACGGGCACAACTGGGCGCCGCGACTGCCCCGGATCGACGGCCTGGACGACTACCGCGGCAAGGTCATCCACGCGTCCGCCTACAAGGACCCGGCGGAGCTGCGCGGCCGCAGGGTGCTGGTGGTCGGCGGCGGCAACAGCGGCGCGGACATCGCGGTCGAGGCCGGCGCGCAGGCCGCGAAGACCTGGCACTCCACCCGACGCGGCTACTGGTTCACGCCGAAGTACCTGCTCGGCCGCCCCGCCGACCAGCTGCACGCGCGGGTCCAGGGCCTGCCGCTGCGCCTGCGCCAGTGGCTGCACCAGCTGTTGATCACGAACACGCTCGGCCACCCGGCGCGCTTCGGACTGCCGGCACCGGACCACCGGCCCCACGAGTCGCATCCCGTGCTCAACAGTCAGCTGCTGCACGGCATCGGCCACGGCGACATCACGCCGGTGCCGGACGTGGCCCGCTTCCACCGCACCGAGGTGGAGCTGACCGACGGCAGCACGATCGACCCCGACCTGGTGGTGCTCGCCACCGGCTACCAGCCGCGTTTCGAGTTCCTCGACCCGGCGCTGACCGGCGCCGACGCCGACGGCCGCCCGCACCTGCTGCTGCACGCGTTCGCGCCGCGGCATCCCACGCTCGCGGTCACCGGGCTGCTGCAACCGGATTCGGGCATGGGCCCGCTGGTGCACTGGCAGACCGTGGCGTTCGCCCGGTGGCTGCGGCTGCGCGCCGCCGACCCGGAGCGTGCGGCCCGCGTGTGGCAGCGGCTGCAGGCCGAGGCCGGCCGGCCGCTCACCGCGGGCCGGGTCACCGACTCGCCGCGGCACTGGTTCGAGGTCGGCTACCGCAACTACCTGACGGCCCTGCAACGGCTGCTGGACTCCACGGAGGTGTCGGCGTGA
- a CDS encoding endonuclease/exonuclease/phosphatase family protein, with protein MTEGALRVLTYNVHGQRDDRAALAEVVRAVAADVVIVQEGPRRFGWRNKTANLARAFGAVLAVGGLPSLGNLILTDMRVHVHRTWTTRFPLTPGRHMRGAAFAECSVGRRRFTVAGTHLSLDAAERASQAESLRKELSAVETPVIIGADVNETSGGAAWRTLADGLTDAAVHADATDRCTFPLHGPTGRIDAILTDPRIEVARYDVVDTPLTRRASDHFPVVADLIVPE; from the coding sequence ATGACGGAGGGCGCACTTCGCGTGCTCACCTACAACGTGCACGGGCAGCGGGACGACCGGGCCGCGCTGGCCGAGGTGGTCCGGGCCGTCGCCGCGGACGTGGTGATCGTGCAGGAGGGCCCGCGCCGGTTCGGCTGGCGGAACAAGACCGCGAACCTGGCCCGCGCGTTCGGCGCGGTGCTGGCCGTCGGTGGCCTGCCGTCGCTGGGCAACCTGATCCTGACCGACATGCGCGTCCACGTGCACCGCACCTGGACCACGCGGTTCCCGCTGACGCCGGGCCGGCACATGCGCGGCGCCGCGTTCGCCGAGTGCTCGGTGGGCCGGCGCCGGTTCACGGTCGCCGGCACCCATCTGTCGCTGGACGCGGCCGAGCGGGCGAGCCAGGCCGAGTCGCTGCGCAAGGAGCTGTCCGCGGTGGAGACGCCGGTCATCATCGGCGCGGACGTGAACGAGACGTCCGGCGGCGCGGCCTGGCGCACGCTCGCGGACGGGCTGACCGACGCGGCGGTGCACGCCGACGCGACGGACCGCTGCACGTTCCCGCTGCACGGCCCGACCGGGCGGATCGACGCGATCCTCACGGATCCGCGCATCGAGGTGGCCCGCTACGACGTGGTGGACACGCCGCTCACCCGGCGCGCCAGCGACCACTTCCCGGTCGTCGCGGACCTGATCGTCCCGGAGTAG
- a CDS encoding alpha/beta hydrolase produces MRIDRSADWAAPIPPVRREVLRATPETDEGRPPLLFVPGYGHGAWLFAEHWLEHAAGRGFGAHALSLRGHGRSGNAPGAGLRAYAHDVVQVAASLPRQAVLIGHGAGALVVAHALARYSARAAVLVSPVLGGWGTLGEALRRNPGGTIPALAGAPLRVSRRQLFGRELSDEQAREYASRVRFTSRRAQYQLITHRAPEPPVGTPPVLVIGSQHDRIVSPAALNRAAARFGGAPLLFPGMGHDLMLDTRWREPIDAMLDWLEKA; encoded by the coding sequence GTGAGGATCGACCGCTCGGCGGACTGGGCGGCCCCGATCCCGCCGGTGCGGCGCGAGGTGCTGCGCGCCACGCCCGAGACCGACGAGGGCCGCCCGCCGCTGCTCTTCGTGCCCGGCTACGGCCACGGCGCCTGGCTCTTCGCCGAGCACTGGCTGGAGCATGCGGCCGGCCGCGGCTTCGGCGCGCACGCGCTCAGCCTGCGCGGGCACGGCCGGTCCGGCAACGCACCCGGCGCGGGCCTGCGCGCCTACGCTCACGACGTGGTGCAGGTGGCGGCGTCGCTGCCACGCCAGGCCGTGCTGATCGGCCACGGCGCCGGTGCGCTGGTCGTCGCGCACGCGCTGGCCAGATATTCCGCGCGGGCCGCGGTGCTGGTCTCGCCGGTGCTCGGCGGCTGGGGCACGCTCGGCGAGGCGCTGCGGCGCAACCCCGGCGGCACGATCCCCGCGCTGGCCGGCGCGCCGCTGCGGGTCAGCCGCCGCCAGCTCTTCGGCCGGGAGCTCTCCGACGAGCAGGCCCGGGAGTACGCGTCCCGGGTTCGTTTCACCAGCCGCCGAGCGCAGTACCAGCTGATCACGCACCGCGCGCCCGAGCCGCCGGTCGGCACGCCGCCGGTCCTGGTCATCGGCAGTCAGCACGACCGGATCGTCTCCCCGGCCGCGCTGAACCGCGCCGCCGCCCGCTTCGGCGGCGCGCCGCTGCTCTTCCCCGGCATGGGCCACGACCTGATGCTCGACACCCGCTGGCGCGAGCCGATCGACGCGATGCTGGACTGGCTGGAGAAGGCCTAG
- a CDS encoding alpha,alpha-trehalose-phosphate synthase (UDP-forming) — protein MRQSSLVVVANRLPVDDNIAPDGACEWRRSPGGLVSALHAILEHTTATWVGWSGTAGPAPGLPDIGGISMRPVPLTEDDFAHFYEGFANSTLWPLYHDAVEQPTYHRSWWDAYQRVNQRFAEAAAEVAAENAVVWVQDYHLQLVPAMLREMRPDLLIGFFMHVPFPPPELFMQLPRRAELLGGLLGADLVGFQRAQAAHNFAQLCTKVLGLPATDRRIAVGERFVRTGAFPVSIDVAEMEALSGRPDVRTRARQIRTDLGDPKHVLLSVDRLDYTKGIEHRLKAYSELLEDGLVKVRDTVMVQVAVPSRERVEHYAILRDRVEREVGRINGEFGRVGEPAIHYLNQQFDRSELAALYQAADVMVVTPLRDGMNLVAKEYVAARVDGGGVLVLSEFAGAADELDRAFLVNPHDLEGLKRSLIDAIDCPKPERADRMSAMRTHLRDHDIRDWARSYLTALEDTGALAERLTA, from the coding sequence ATGCGTCAAAGCTCGCTCGTGGTGGTGGCCAACCGGCTGCCGGTCGACGACAACATCGCCCCGGACGGGGCCTGCGAGTGGCGGCGAAGTCCGGGCGGCCTGGTCAGTGCGCTGCACGCGATCCTGGAGCACACGACCGCGACCTGGGTGGGCTGGTCCGGGACGGCCGGCCCGGCGCCGGGCCTGCCGGACATCGGCGGCATCAGCATGCGCCCGGTCCCGCTCACCGAGGACGACTTCGCGCACTTCTACGAGGGCTTCGCGAACTCGACGCTCTGGCCGCTCTATCACGACGCGGTGGAGCAGCCGACCTACCACCGCAGCTGGTGGGATGCGTACCAGAGGGTCAATCAGCGCTTCGCGGAGGCGGCGGCCGAGGTCGCGGCGGAGAACGCGGTCGTCTGGGTCCAGGACTACCACCTGCAGCTGGTGCCGGCGATGCTCCGCGAGATGCGGCCGGACCTGCTGATCGGGTTCTTCATGCACGTGCCGTTCCCGCCGCCGGAGCTGTTCATGCAGTTGCCGCGCCGCGCGGAGCTGCTGGGCGGGCTGCTCGGCGCCGACCTGGTCGGCTTCCAGCGCGCGCAGGCCGCGCACAACTTCGCGCAGCTCTGCACGAAGGTGCTGGGCCTGCCGGCCACCGACCGGCGGATCGCGGTCGGCGAGCGCTTCGTCCGAACCGGCGCGTTCCCGGTCTCGATCGACGTGGCCGAGATGGAGGCGCTGTCCGGGCGGCCGGACGTGCGCACCCGGGCCCGGCAGATCCGCACGGACCTCGGCGACCCGAAGCACGTGCTGCTCAGCGTGGACCGGCTGGACTACACGAAGGGCATCGAGCACCGGCTGAAGGCATACAGCGAGTTGCTGGAGGACGGCCTGGTCAAGGTGCGGGACACCGTGATGGTGCAGGTGGCGGTGCCGAGCCGGGAGCGGGTCGAGCACTACGCGATCCTGCGGGACCGGGTGGAGCGCGAGGTCGGCCGGATCAACGGCGAGTTCGGCCGGGTCGGCGAGCCAGCGATCCACTACCTGAACCAGCAGTTCGACCGGTCCGAGCTGGCCGCGCTCTACCAGGCCGCGGACGTGATGGTGGTGACCCCACTGCGCGACGGGATGAACCTGGTCGCGAAGGAGTACGTGGCGGCGCGGGTGGACGGCGGCGGCGTGCTGGTGCTCTCCGAGTTCGCCGGCGCGGCCGACGAGCTGGACCGTGCCTTCCTGGTCAACCCGCACGACCTGGAGGGGCTGAAGCGGTCGCTGATCGACGCGATCGACTGCCCCAAGCCGGAGCGGGCCGACCGGATGAGCGCGATGCGCACCCACCTGCGCGACCACGACATCCGCGACTGGGCGCGCAGCTACCTGACCGCGCTGGAGGACACCGGCGCGCTGGCCGAACGGCTGACGGCCTAG
- a CDS encoding ROK family glucokinase — MTLTIGVDIGGTKVAGGVVDPNGEVLARTRRETPADDVAETRDVIIDVVRELAAGHAITAVGIGAAGFVDAGRSTVLFAPNLAWRDEPLQKYISDATGLPVVVENDANVAAWAEFRFGAARHADASMVMFTVGTGIGGGLVTGGRLVRGTHGIAAELGHITAVPDGHPCGCGRLGCIEQYASGTALVRFARSGARQDPHRAAELLALAGGDADRITGPMVTAAAQGGDPVAAEAFGQIGYWLGTVMTDLVQMLDPQVLVVGGGVADAGDLLMAPVRKAYAESLGQRGRFPVAELRAAEMGNTAGVIGAADLARLVE; from the coding sequence GTGACGCTGACCATCGGAGTCGACATCGGCGGCACGAAGGTGGCCGGTGGGGTCGTCGATCCCAACGGTGAGGTGCTGGCGCGGACGAGGCGTGAGACGCCCGCGGACGACGTCGCCGAGACCCGCGACGTGATCATCGACGTGGTGCGGGAGCTGGCCGCCGGGCACGCGATCACCGCGGTCGGCATCGGCGCGGCCGGTTTCGTGGACGCGGGCCGCTCGACCGTGCTGTTCGCGCCGAACCTGGCCTGGCGCGACGAGCCGCTGCAGAAGTACATCTCGGACGCGACCGGCCTGCCCGTCGTGGTGGAGAACGACGCCAACGTGGCCGCCTGGGCCGAGTTCCGGTTCGGCGCGGCCCGGCACGCGGACGCCTCGATGGTGATGTTCACGGTCGGCACCGGCATCGGCGGCGGCCTGGTCACCGGCGGCCGGCTGGTCCGCGGCACCCACGGCATCGCGGCCGAGCTGGGCCACATCACCGCGGTCCCGGACGGCCACCCGTGCGGCTGCGGCCGGCTCGGCTGCATCGAGCAGTACGCGAGCGGCACCGCGCTGGTCCGTTTCGCCCGGTCCGGCGCGCGACAGGACCCGCACCGCGCGGCGGAGCTGCTCGCGCTGGCCGGCGGCGACGCCGACCGGATCACCGGCCCGATGGTCACCGCGGCCGCGCAGGGCGGCGACCCGGTGGCCGCCGAGGCCTTCGGCCAGATCGGCTACTGGCTCGGCACCGTGATGACCGACCTGGTGCAGATGCTGGACCCGCAGGTGCTGGTGGTCGGCGGCGGCGTGGCCGACGCCGGCGACCTGCTGATGGCGCCGGTCCGCAAGGCGTACGCGGAGTCGCTCGGTCAGCGCGGCCGATTCCCGGTCGCGGAGCTGCGCGCGGCCGAGATGGGCAACACGGCCGGCGTGATCGGCGCCGCCGACCTCGCCCGCCTCGTCGAGTGA